In Cervus elaphus chromosome 3, mCerEla1.1, whole genome shotgun sequence, the following proteins share a genomic window:
- the TSFM gene encoding elongation factor Ts, mitochondrial: protein MRPLDGRWRCPRSARSGGEFWPRRHAVGRWPHRCADRPHRTAAGKMSLLRSLRLCLVVRPGSCQLSALGSGPLLPSLQAGLPLLQSPQPWHTFHSGSWLSSASSKELLMKLRRKTGYSFVNCKKALETCDGDLKQAESWLHKQAQKEGWSKAARLHGRKTKEGLIGLLQEGGTSVLVEVNCETDFVSRNLKFQQLVQQVARGTLLHCQNLKDQLSTYSKGFLNSSELSELPAGPECEGSLKDQLALAIGKLGENMILKRAAWVKVPAGFYVGSYVHGATHSPSLRNLALGKYGALVVCETAELKADLGDLGRRLGQHVVGMAPLSVGSLDDEPGGEAETKMLSQPFLLDPSITLGQYVQPHGVSVVDFVRFECGESEDAADAE, encoded by the exons ATGCGCCCCCTGGACGGCAGGTGGCGCTGTCCCCGCTCGGCGCGTTCTGGTGGAGAGTTTTGGCCCCGCCGCCACGCCGTAGGCCGGTGGCCTCATAGGTGCGCCGACCGGCCGCACCGGACGGCCGCCGGAAAGATGTCGCTGCTGCGGTCATTGCGCCTCTGCCTGGTCGTGCGGCCCGGGAGCTGCCAGCTGAGCGCGCTTGGCTCTggtcccctcctgccttccttgcAG GCCGGGCTCCCTCTGCTTCAGTCGCCCCAGCCGTGGCATACATTTCACTCTGGGTCCTGGCTGTCCTCGGCTTCCAGCAAGGAGCTCCTCATGAAGCTGCGGCGGAAAACGGGCTACTCCTTTGTAAACTGCAAGAAAGCCCTGGAGACTTGTGACGGGGATCTCAAACAG GCAGAGAGCTGGCTCCATAAGCAGGCCCAGAAGGAGGGCTGGAGTAAAGCGGCGAGGCTCCACGGGAGGAAGACCAAAGAAGGCCTTATTGGGCTGCTGCAGGAAGGAGGCACCAGTGTGTTGGTGGAG GTGAACTGTGAGACAGATTTTGTttccagaaatttaaaatttcaacagTTGGTCCAGCAAGTAGCCCGGGGAACCCTGTTGCACTGTCAGAACTTAAAGGACCAGCTCTCcacatacagcaaa GGCTTCTTGAATTCCTCTGAGCTCTCTGAACTTCCAGCAGGACCCGAGTGCGAGGGTTCTCTCAAGGATCAGCTGGCCTTAGCGATTG GGAAACTGGGAGAAAACATGATTCTGAAACGGGCCGCGTGGGTGAAGGTGCCAGCTGGGTTCTATGTTGGCTCTTATGTCCATGGGGCCACGCACAGCCCCTCGCTCCGCAACCTGGCGCTGGGGAAGTACGGGGCCCTGGTCGTCTGCGAGACGGCAGAGCTGAAGGCAGACCTCGGAGACCTTGGCCGCCGCCTCGGGCAGCACGTGGTGGGCATGGCTCCCCTCTCTGTTGGCTCCCTGGACGACGAGCCCGGGGGAGAGGCGGAAACCAAGATGCTGTCGCAGCCGTTCTTGCTGGACCCTTCCATCACACTGGGGCAGTACGTGCAGCCCCACGGCGTGTCCGTCGTAGACTTCGTGCGGTTTGAATGTGGAGAAAGCGAAGACGCAGCAGACGCCGAATAG
- the EEF1AKMT3 gene encoding EEF1A lysine methyltransferase 3 isoform X2, whose protein sequence is MADSRPDPESEPDSVFPREVGLFADCYSEKSRFCFCGHVLNITENFGSRLGVAARVWDAALSLCSYFESHNVDFRGKKVIELGAGTGIVGILAALQGGDVTITDLPLVLEQIQGNVQANVPPGGRAQVRALSWGIDQHVFPGDYDLVLGADIVYLESTFPLLLGTLRHLCGPHGTIYLASKMREEHGAESFFQHLLPQHFHLELAQRDEDENVNIYRARHRGPRPA, encoded by the exons ATGGCAGATTCCCGCCCAGATCCTGAGTCAGAGCCCGATTCGGTGTTCCCACGCGAGGTCGGGCTCTTCGCCGACTGCTACTCGGAGAAGAGCAGGTTCTGCTTCTGTGGGCACGTGCTGAATATCACGGAGAACTTCGGGTCCCGTCTCGGGGTGGCAGCGCGCGTGTGGGATGCG GCTCTAAGCCTGTGCAGCTATTTCGAGAGTCACAATgtggatttccgaggcaagaaagTGATCGAACTGGGCGCGGGGACTGGTATCGTGGGAATCTTGGCAGCGCTGCAGG gGGGGGATGTTACCATCACTGACCTACCCCTGGTCCTAGAACAGATCCAGGGCAACGTCCAGGCCAATGTGCCCCCTGGAGGCCGGGCCCAGGTCCGCGCCTTGTCCTGGGGGATTGACCAGCATGTCTTCCCTGGAGACTATGACCTGGTGCTGGGGGCTGATATCGTGTACCTGGAGTCCACCTTCCCGCTGCTGCTGGGGACCCTCCGACACCTGTGCGGGCCCCATGGCACCATCTATCTGGCCTCCAAGATGAGAGAGGAGCACGGGGCAGAGAGCTTCTTTCAGCATCTCCTGCCCCAGCATTTCCACCTGGAGCTGGCCCAGCGGGATGAGGATGAAAATGTCAACATCTATAGGGCCAGGCACAGGGGACCAAGACCTGCCTGA
- the EEF1AKMT3 gene encoding EEF1A lysine methyltransferase 3 isoform X1, whose amino-acid sequence MADSRPDPESEPDSVFPREVGLFADCYSEKSRFCFCGHVLNITENFGSRLGVAARVWDAALSLCSYFESHNVDFRGKKVIELGAGTGIVGILAALQGSVHEVSLSVYSPSCVCLHCLLSRYDARRAVLLAKVKPPMPHETLNLLICVKTLFKQTPCPPASPALLFSLLSGSFHVCVCVYYAYKYAIISPISDPTHPCSYHSVSLLSFVMKLRRVNIRCHSSPPIVSSVPFQNTPSHRPAPQLAFSTPLAPVNVVSFTFDCMLLNAAVRGLPWWSSG is encoded by the exons ATGGCAGATTCCCGCCCAGATCCTGAGTCAGAGCCCGATTCGGTGTTCCCACGCGAGGTCGGGCTCTTCGCCGACTGCTACTCGGAGAAGAGCAGGTTCTGCTTCTGTGGGCACGTGCTGAATATCACGGAGAACTTCGGGTCCCGTCTCGGGGTGGCAGCGCGCGTGTGGGATGCG GCTCTAAGCCTGTGCAGCTATTTCGAGAGTCACAATgtggatttccgaggcaagaaagTGATCGAACTGGGCGCGGGGACTGGTATCGTGGGAATCTTGGCAGCGCTGCAGG gaAGTGTCCACGAGGTCTCTCTCAGCGTCTACTCACCCAGCTGTGTCTGTCTGCACTGCCTTCTCTCCCGGTACGATGCTAGACGTGCTGTGCTCCTAGCTAAGGTCAAGCCCCCCATGCCTCATGAGACCCTGAACCTTCTCATCTGTGTAAAGACACTGTTCAAGCAGACACCCTGCCCCCCTGCCTCTCCTGCGTTgctgttttcccttctctctggatcattccatgtgtgtgtttgtgtgtattatGCATATAAATATGCGATAATTTCTCCTATCTCAGATCCTACACATCCCTGCAGTTACCATTCCGTTTCTCTGCTCAGCTTTGTGATGAAACTCAGAAGAGTGAATATCCGCTGTCATTCCTCTCCTCCTATTGTTTCTTCAGTTCCGTTCCAGAACACCCCCTCACACCGCCCCGCCCCCCAACTTGCCTTCTCCACTCCACTAGCTCCAGTCAATGTTGTGAGCTTCACTTTTGACTGCATGTTGTTGAATGCAGcagtcaggggacttccctggtggtccagtggctaa
- the EEF1AKMT3 gene encoding EEF1A lysine methyltransferase 3 isoform X3 yields the protein MADSRPDPESEPDSVFPREVGLFADCYSEKSRFCFCGHVLNITENFGSRLGVAARVWDAALSLCSYFESHNVDFRGKKVIELGAGTGIVGILAALQGSVHEVSLSVYSPSCVCLHCLLSRSYTSLQLPFRFSAQLCDETQKSEYPLSFLSSYCFFSSVPEHPLTPPRPPTCLLHSTSSSQCCELHF from the exons ATGGCAGATTCCCGCCCAGATCCTGAGTCAGAGCCCGATTCGGTGTTCCCACGCGAGGTCGGGCTCTTCGCCGACTGCTACTCGGAGAAGAGCAGGTTCTGCTTCTGTGGGCACGTGCTGAATATCACGGAGAACTTCGGGTCCCGTCTCGGGGTGGCAGCGCGCGTGTGGGATGCG GCTCTAAGCCTGTGCAGCTATTTCGAGAGTCACAATgtggatttccgaggcaagaaagTGATCGAACTGGGCGCGGGGACTGGTATCGTGGGAATCTTGGCAGCGCTGCAGG gaAGTGTCCACGAGGTCTCTCTCAGCGTCTACTCACCCAGCTGTGTCTGTCTGCACTGCCTTCTCTCCCG ATCCTACACATCCCTGCAGTTACCATTCCGTTTCTCTGCTCAGCTTTGTGATGAAACTCAGAAGAGTGAATATCCGCTGTCATTCCTCTCCTCCTATTGTTTCTTCAGTTCCGTTCCAGAACACCCCCTCACACCGCCCCGCCCCCCAACTTGCCTTCTCCACTCCACTAGCTCCAGTCAATGTTGTGAGCTTCACTTTTGA